A single window of Phycisphaerae bacterium DNA harbors:
- a CDS encoding NapC/NirT family cytochrome c, whose amino-acid sequence MDNTPDGSRQADNPLNHPKTNTAPDVSSPEPATSPEEPQADPGTRSAGPAPYRPKHPPYWENTITVIGAFLAAMAVLLLVTFGLFTLVSPAKNPYVDIVGYIILPGLILIGLLLMPLGILVKSWRIRRKDPTHRLAFRFPRVDLNDPGQRRMAKVFVFGTFLLLPIVGVSSYQGYHYTDSSEFCGKVCHSVMEPQATAYENSPHARVSCAECHIGSGASWFVKSKLSGTRQVLAVWMNSFPRPIPPAITELRPARETCEECHWPKKFFGAQLKSIEHFSADEENTRHAVNMLIKTGGGDEETGRASGIHRHMALEGQIEYIATDEFLQEVPWVRYVTRAGEVLIYRSDGRPSSDPPPLGTVRKIDCMDCHNRAAHKFQSPQEAVNLRLATGKIDRTLPFIKREVVAALVRPYPDEESAMRLIAASLTDYYRVQHPDVWSMRKASVNNAIDVVRDIYLRNFFPKMRVDWRTYPDNVGHFYSPGCFRCHDGKHVDHRGEVISHQCDVCHTFLNAASQKQGGNQKGAGAGLQDEVASASGKQANEYIIEGSFIHPVELVGIHKDLACHLCHTGGITPEATCTGCHSGTQALRAGTDSDFSRFDISPEPMFDDLGCEDCHDVSKPLNLAAMNDVCLSCHDDEKEKFDGLVNNWREEVHSLRKDTAEALMAVQSALKSRPDSATEEWLDKSFKTFNALNAAIPEHNMDASRKIYEALRTEAEAKRAALPTAPASAPSAKVPTKQDAKKEAPKEG is encoded by the coding sequence GTGGACAACACGCCTGACGGTTCCAGACAAGCGGACAATCCCCTCAATCATCCGAAGACGAACACCGCGCCGGATGTTTCCTCGCCGGAGCCTGCCACAAGCCCGGAAGAGCCGCAAGCCGACCCTGGAACCCGGTCCGCAGGTCCTGCCCCATACCGGCCCAAGCATCCCCCTTACTGGGAGAACACGATTACGGTTATTGGAGCATTCCTTGCCGCGATGGCGGTTCTGCTCCTGGTGACTTTCGGACTGTTTACGCTTGTATCACCGGCCAAAAACCCTTACGTCGATATCGTTGGCTATATCATCTTGCCGGGCCTGATCCTCATTGGCCTGCTTCTCATGCCTCTCGGCATTCTGGTGAAAAGTTGGCGCATTCGTCGCAAGGACCCCACCCACAGGTTGGCCTTTCGATTCCCCCGGGTCGATCTGAACGATCCCGGCCAACGAAGAATGGCAAAAGTGTTCGTCTTCGGAACGTTCTTGCTCCTGCCGATCGTTGGAGTCAGCAGCTATCAAGGCTACCACTATACGGATTCCTCGGAATTCTGCGGAAAAGTATGCCATTCCGTGATGGAGCCTCAGGCGACGGCCTACGAGAACTCGCCGCATGCCCGTGTGTCCTGTGCGGAGTGCCACATCGGCTCGGGAGCAAGTTGGTTCGTCAAGAGCAAGCTCTCCGGCACACGTCAAGTGCTCGCTGTTTGGATGAACAGTTTTCCGCGCCCCATTCCGCCCGCCATCACAGAATTGCGTCCTGCCCGAGAAACTTGTGAGGAATGCCACTGGCCAAAGAAGTTTTTTGGAGCGCAGCTGAAATCCATCGAACATTTCTCGGCCGATGAGGAGAATACGAGGCACGCTGTAAACATGCTGATCAAGACCGGTGGAGGTGACGAGGAAACCGGTCGGGCCAGTGGCATCCATCGCCACATGGCCTTGGAGGGGCAGATTGAATACATCGCGACGGACGAATTCCTTCAGGAGGTCCCTTGGGTCCGGTACGTTACGAGAGCGGGCGAAGTACTTATTTACCGCTCCGATGGCCGTCCCAGCTCGGATCCCCCGCCATTGGGTACGGTCCGCAAAATCGACTGCATGGACTGCCACAATCGGGCGGCACACAAGTTCCAGTCACCCCAGGAGGCTGTCAACCTTCGTCTGGCAACCGGGAAGATCGATAGAACGCTGCCCTTCATCAAGCGCGAGGTGGTCGCAGCATTGGTCAGACCGTACCCGGACGAGGAATCGGCAATGCGACTGATCGCAGCCTCCCTGACGGACTACTACCGCGTTCAGCATCCCGACGTATGGAGCATGCGAAAGGCCTCCGTCAACAATGCCATCGACGTTGTGCGGGATATCTATCTGCGCAACTTTTTCCCCAAGATGCGTGTGGACTGGCGGACCTATCCGGATAATGTCGGACACTTTTACTCCCCCGGGTGTTTTCGCTGTCACGATGGCAAGCACGTTGATCATCGCGGCGAGGTAATCAGCCACCAATGCGACGTATGCCACACGTTCCTAAACGCCGCCTCCCAGAAGCAGGGCGGAAATCAAAAAGGCGCCGGAGCGGGGCTCCAGGACGAAGTTGCTTCGGCTTCGGGCAAGCAAGCCAACGAGTACATTATCGAAGGAAGTTTCATTCACCCCGTTGAGCTGGTCGGCATACACAAGGACCTCGCCTGTCACTTGTGTCACACGGGTGGCATCACGCCGGAGGCGACCTGCACCGGATGCCATTCCGGTACGCAGGCCCTTCGGGCCGGTACCGACAGCGATTTCTCGCGCTTCGATATCTCTCCTGAGCCCATGTTCGACGACCTCGGCTGCGAGGACTGCCACGACGTGTCCAAGCCGCTCAACCTCGCCGCGATGAACGACGTCTGCCTGTCGTGTCACGACGACGAGAAGGAGAAATTCGACGGACTGGTGAACAACTGGCGCGAGGAAGTCCATTCGCTGCGGAAGGACACGGCCGAGGCGCTCATGGCGGTCCAATCCGCCCTGAAATCAAGACCCGATTCCGCGACCGAGGAGTGGCTCGACAAGTCGTTCAAGACATTCAACGCGCTCAACGCCGCCATCCCGGAACACAACATGGACGCGTCCCGGAAGATCTACGAGGCGCTGCGGACGGAAGCCGAAGCCAAGCGGGCGGCGTTGCCGACTGCGCCCGCATCTGCGCCCAGCGCAAAAGTCCCCACGAAGCAGGACGCCAAGAAAGAGGCGCCGAAGGAGGGATAA
- a CDS encoding diguanylate cyclase, translating into MAQLSAEKPDPATQGSPSSLRRSVGSLQFKATTLVVVVTLTITWLACAYLLRGSMLILRHHQEEHLVAVTSLLARASQPLVERTDGPGLERLAEYGLRRAALAYVGFVDQHGRVLAEAVDRSVWPGPIRRDGPPSGVMGEPVAHPAHEAYPAVIEIARPIGIAESSQDWTDELQHAGAYVIAAIPAQRWWPMLSQKLDTLIGVGLLGAVAAIPLGFLVVRRIIAPMERLGEAMRRFSLGELNVRSGVQRGDEIGALANSFDRMADQHEQTMRHLVALNEELEHRVEERTEQLRELASRDSLTGLYNRRHLNELLDRSFREALRYEHDLSCIMLDLDGFKEVNDLHGHLVGDEVLILLADVIREQMRASDIPARFGGDEFVILLPQTDAKSARVLGERIVRRFEQALGERDDHVVAGVSVGVASLHGRRLEKAEDLVRAADSKLYDAKARLKHTA; encoded by the coding sequence ATGGCGCAACTCTCCGCGGAAAAACCTGACCCTGCAACGCAAGGCAGCCCAAGCTCGCTCCGCCGAAGCGTCGGGAGCCTCCAGTTCAAGGCCACGACCCTCGTCGTCGTCGTCACGCTGACCATCACTTGGCTGGCTTGCGCCTACCTCCTCCGGGGGAGCATGCTCATCCTGCGTCACCATCAGGAGGAACACCTCGTCGCCGTAACCTCCCTTCTGGCACGGGCGTCACAGCCGCTGGTGGAAAGAACGGACGGCCCGGGACTCGAGAGGCTCGCCGAGTACGGACTCCGCCGCGCCGCACTGGCCTATGTGGGGTTTGTCGATCAGCACGGGCGGGTCCTTGCCGAGGCCGTGGATCGCTCCGTTTGGCCGGGACCGATCCGTCGCGACGGGCCGCCAAGCGGTGTCATGGGCGAACCCGTAGCGCATCCGGCCCACGAAGCCTACCCGGCAGTGATCGAAATCGCCCGGCCGATCGGCATCGCCGAGTCCAGCCAGGATTGGACCGACGAACTTCAGCACGCCGGCGCCTACGTCATCGCGGCGATTCCCGCCCAGCGCTGGTGGCCGATGCTGTCTCAGAAGCTCGATACGCTGATCGGAGTCGGATTACTGGGCGCCGTCGCGGCCATTCCTCTCGGGTTCTTGGTCGTGCGCCGCATCATCGCGCCGATGGAACGCCTCGGCGAAGCCATGCGCCGTTTCTCCCTCGGGGAACTCAACGTGCGCAGCGGCGTGCAGCGCGGGGACGAAATCGGCGCCTTGGCGAACTCCTTCGACCGCATGGCGGACCAGCACGAGCAGACCATGCGGCACCTGGTAGCGCTGAATGAAGAGCTGGAGCACCGTGTTGAGGAGCGCACGGAACAACTGCGTGAACTCGCCAGCCGTGACTCCCTGACCGGGCTGTATAATCGCCGCCATCTCAACGAACTCCTCGATCGCTCCTTCCGGGAGGCGCTGCGTTACGAACACGACCTCTCGTGCATCATGCTCGACCTCGACGGGTTCAAGGAGGTCAACGACCTGCACGGCCACCTCGTCGGAGATGAAGTACTAATTCTCTTGGCGGATGTCATTCGCGAGCAGATGCGGGCGTCGGACATCCCCGCGCGGTTCGGTGGTGACGAATTCGTCATCCTGCTGCCCCAGACGGACGCCAAGAGCGCCCGCGTGCTGGGCGAGCGTATCGTCCGCCGATTCGAACAGGCCTTGGGCGAGCGCGACGACCACGTCGTGGCCGGAGTCAGCGTCGGGGTGGCGAGCCTGCACGGCAGGCGCCTGGAGAAGGCCGAGGACCTCGTCCGCGCCGCCGACAGCAAGCTCTACGACGCCAAGGCCCGCCTGAAGCACACGGCCTGA
- a CDS encoding protein kinase: MATVREGDRISNYLLEARVGTGSFGDVWRARHHVFPETVAIKIPTDPQYVRNLQREGVAVHGLRHPNIVRAIDVDPYADPAYLVMEYVDGPTLRAAIDHYRVKFPISAAEVILRGLLNALTAAHGAGLLHRDIKPANILLHHPLEDLATINVAAVKVTDFGLGQAGGMTRQTIMQSGSLDSEEGQRISGTLAYMSPEQREGKNIDGRSDLYSCGIVLFEMLTGERPQGNESPSALRPGIPPHLDNVFQRAYTRLDRRFQSAEEMLKALSPAVTPPPPPSIGHAKAATAPPIPAPMQARCPACAGEVHRDDQFCIHCGHQLAASVPRCPSCAAFVHSRDRFCIFCGANLQVLQG; encoded by the coding sequence ATGGCCACGGTGCGAGAGGGTGATCGAATCAGCAATTATCTGCTGGAAGCGCGCGTCGGCACCGGCAGCTTCGGGGACGTCTGGCGCGCCCGGCATCACGTGTTTCCGGAAACGGTCGCCATCAAGATCCCGACCGATCCACAATACGTGCGCAACCTCCAGCGGGAAGGCGTCGCGGTCCACGGCCTGCGACATCCCAACATCGTCCGGGCCATCGATGTCGACCCCTATGCCGATCCGGCTTACCTCGTGATGGAGTATGTCGACGGGCCCACGCTTCGGGCGGCGATCGACCATTATCGCGTGAAGTTCCCGATCAGCGCGGCCGAGGTCATTCTCCGCGGCCTGCTCAATGCACTGACGGCCGCACACGGCGCCGGCCTGCTGCACCGCGACATCAAGCCCGCCAACATCCTCCTGCACCATCCGCTGGAAGATCTGGCAACGATCAACGTGGCAGCCGTGAAAGTGACCGACTTCGGCCTGGGACAGGCGGGCGGAATGACCCGGCAGACGATCATGCAGAGCGGCAGCCTGGACTCCGAAGAGGGCCAGCGGATTTCGGGAACTCTGGCGTACATGTCGCCCGAACAGCGCGAGGGCAAGAACATCGACGGCCGGAGCGACTTGTACAGTTGCGGAATCGTGCTCTTCGAGATGCTGACGGGCGAGCGTCCCCAGGGAAACGAATCGCCGAGCGCGCTGCGGCCCGGGATTCCGCCGCACCTGGATAACGTCTTTCAGAGGGCGTACACGCGCCTCGACCGGCGATTCCAATCGGCGGAAGAGATGCTCAAGGCCCTGTCGCCGGCGGTAACACCGCCTCCGCCGCCCTCGATCGGACATGCGAAAGCGGCGACCGCGCCACCGATTCCGGCGCCCATGCAGGCGCGCTGCCCGGCTTGCGCCGGCGAGGTACACCGCGACGACCAGTTCTGCATCCACTGCGGGCATCAGTTGGCGGCCTCCGTACCGCGCTGTCCGTCCTGCGCGGCGTTTGTTCATTCGCGCGATCGCTTCTGCATTTTCTGCGGCGCCAATCTGCAGGTTCTGCAAGGCTGA
- a CDS encoding PspC domain-containing protein, giving the protein MTGNYRPLRRSVHSRVVAGVCGGLGEYLGIDPVVVRILYVILSLASAAFPGALIYILLWILIPEREYY; this is encoded by the coding sequence ATGACAGGAAACTACCGACCATTGCGGCGAAGCGTGCACAGCCGGGTAGTCGCCGGCGTCTGCGGCGGGCTGGGCGAATACCTGGGAATCGACCCGGTGGTCGTGAGGATTCTCTACGTGATCCTGTCCCTTGCATCCGCCGCATTTCCAGGGGCGCTGATCTACATCCTGCTCTGGATCCTGATCCCGGAGCGGGAGTATTACTGA